The genomic segment GCCTCGAGGGCGGCGGCGGCCTCGGGCGGCGCGGTGCCTTTCATCGGCTGGGTGTGCACGTACGAGCCGCGGGTCTCGAAGAAGAGCTCGGGCGAGGCCGAGACGAGCTCGCGTCCGTCGGGGAGCCGGACCCACGCCGCGAAGCGAGGCACGGCTCGCGCGCAGAGGAGAGCGAAGAGGGCGGAGCCGGAGAGGCGTGGGAGCTCGGCGCGGGCAGTGAGGCAGACCTGATAGACGTCGCCCGCCGCGATGGCCTCGCGCAGGCGCTCGACCTTCGCGGGGTAGTCGTCGGCGAGGAGGCGGAGCGGGAGCTCGGCCCCGGGCGGCTCGAGGGAGGGGCGAAGGGGCGTAACGGCCTCGGGGGCGAAGAGCTCCGCGGCGCTGCCCCGCTCTTCGAACGGCACGAAGACGAGGCGAGGCCGGTCCGTCGGAGCGGTGGTGGTGGGCGTGAGGTCGCGAAGGAGCACGAAGGGCTCGCCGCCGAAGCCCGGGCCGAGAAGCGCGAAGGAGGGCAGGGCCTCGAGCTCGACGAGTCTCACGCAACGGCCTCGAAGAACGCGGCCAGGAGCGCGCGCCCGTCCTGGCTGCCGAAGGAGTCGGGGTGAAACTGGAGCCCGGCCATCGGGAGCGTGGCGTGCTCGATGGCCATGGGCAGCCCGTCCTCGGTGGTGGCGACCACGCGCAGGGGGGGCGCGACGCGCGCGAGGGCCAGGGAGTGATAGCGCATCATGAGGCGCGGGCCGACGAAGCCCGGAAAGAGGCGCGAGGGGGAAAAGAGCACCGGGCTCTGCTTGCCGTGCACGGGGGGCACGCGGACGAGCTCGGCGCCGAAAGCCAGGCCCAGCGCCTGATGCCCGAGGCAGATGCCGAGGAGCGGAAGGTGCGCGCGTGCGGCGGCGTGGACGAGCTCCACGATCCCCGCGCGCACGGGGTCGGTGGGGCCCGGGCCGACGATCACGAGCTGGGCCCTTGCGAGGGCCTGCGGATCACCTGCCGCCTCGCGCCCCGAGCGAAGCTCCACCGCCGACCGCTCGACGGGCAGGGCGTCGACGACGTTCCAGGTGAAGGAATCGTCGTTTTCGAGGAAGAGCACGCGCACGACCGGATACAAGCACAGACGGTGGTGCGGTGCAAGTGCGGGCGAGCAAGTGCGGGCGAGCAAGTGCGGGCGAGCAAGTGCGGGCGAGCCAGCGGCGCTCCGGCCTTCGACCCAGCCGCGGGCGCGCGCGACGTGCTAGGCTTCGCGGACCATCGTCGAGGCCTTCGATGATCCTCTCCGACTATCGGTTCTCTCCCGCGGTGCGGCGCACGGTCAGGGCGCTCGTGCCGGTGATCTGTCCCCCCGAGGTGGAGGAGCTCGGGCTCGTGGACGCCGTCGTGGCGCAGGCCGAGCTCTTCGTGCGCTCGCTCGCCCCGGAGGCGCGGTACGGGCTCGTGGCCGGTTATCGCTCCTTCGAGCTCCTCGCGGCGACGCGGCCGGCGCAGCTCGGGCGTACCTTCTCGGCGCTGCCGAAGGGCGCGGCGCGGGCGTACTTCGACGCGTGGTGGAATAGCCCGCTCGGACCCGCACGCTCTCTGGCCATGGGGATGAAGAGCCCCATCGCCATCGGTTACTACGAGCTCCCCGAGGTGCAGGCGCGCATGGGGTACGCCGCCCAGGGCTGGATGGATCGGGTCAGGCAGGAGCGACGCGACCGTTTCGGCGAGGTCATCGCACGGCACGAGGCGGAGCTCGTCGCACCGAATCCGCTCGTTTCGGGGAGGGAGCGCCGATGACGACGGGGGCCATCTACACGCGGGCCGACTGGCCCTCCGTCCCGGGCGCCACGG from the Deltaproteobacteria bacterium genome contains:
- a CDS encoding aminodeoxychorismate/anthranilate synthase component II, which translates into the protein MRVLFLENDDSFTWNVVDALPVERSAVELRSGREAAGDPQALARAQLVIVGPGPTDPVRAGIVELVHAAARAHLPLLGICLGHQALGLAFGAELVRVPPVHGKQSPVLFSPSRLFPGFVGPRLMMRYHSLALARVAPPLRVVATTEDGLPMAIEHATLPMAGLQFHPDSFGSQDGRALLAAFFEAVA
- a CDS encoding chorismate-binding protein, with translation MRLVELEALPSFALLGPGFGGEPFVLLRDLTPTTTAPTDRPRLVFVPFEERGSAAELFAPEAVTPLRPSLEPPGAELPLRLLADDYPAKVERLREAIAAGDVYQVCLTARAELPRLSGSALFALLCARAVPRFAAWVRLPDGRELVSASPELFFETRGSYVHTQPMKGTAPPEAAAALEASEKDRAELAMITDLLRNDLVPICQPRSVRVEHARRVLELPYALQTVSDVVGTLADGMTPLEVLSALHPGGSVSGAPKTAALRLIRALESTPRGAYCGALGLVTDDRSTFSLLIRTAEKTPAGWIYGVGGGIVYDSDPRAELDELHVKLGALRCPTRS